The Halomicronema hongdechloris C2206 genome includes a window with the following:
- a CDS encoding LuxR C-terminal-related transcriptional regulator, which produces MTVSARPITSELPFLETKLYLPKWSADLVSRSRLIDRIHPQRKLTLVSAPAGFGKTTLLAEWVAAVPTRPVAWVSLDQSDNDPGVFWTYLITALHKIQPSLGERSLSLLQSPQPPSIESVLMTLLNELTAVEAEFVLILDDYHAIATQAIHDGIGFLLSHLPPQMHLMIASRADPPLSLARLRSHGELTELRVSDLRFTPEEAAAFLNQVMGLEVSAADVAALEKRTEGWIAGLQLAALSLQGREDIPDFVAAFSGDDRYIVDYLMEEVLQRQSDRVRHFLLQTAILERLNGSLCDAVTDQNDGQDMLETLERGNLFIIPLDNKRQWYRYHHLFADVLLAHARIEWPDRLPSLHGRASEWYERRELISEAIRHALAAQDFERAADLIEPVWPTLRNRQQEATVLSWMKVLPDSLIRARPILSVAYALVLLNAGQLEGIETYLQDAERALAQLADSPAAVQAQRIAVNEAQYRFLPASIANTRAFRAQALGDFASTITYAQQAMTLLPPDEGYEWGTTAAFLGLAYWSSGNVKTAHRSFAEGLMVFQKLGGIQIAVCGTLVLANMGMAQGWLRATAKTCEQALQLAAQQRVPILQGTADLHLALSEIHYEQGDLEAASQLLQRGEALRERVPGADGADYLWWLVKAQLKAAQGDLNTALDQLHESARLYRRSPVPNVRPVEALQVRWWLRQGRLAEALDWVRQCGLSVDDSPSYLREYEHLTLARVAIAQYKRDNTDELIHPTISLLTRLLAAAEAQERPGSIIKILVILALAHEAQGDVSAAISSLERALLLAQPEGYVRIFAECGTPMGQLLQEAMTRGITPTYTQRLLTASATWGQQPKAPSVSFDKAQNELRAGSASPPHPLSPSSPHLLIEPLSQRELEVLRLLNTELSGPEIARELVVALSTVRTHTKRIYSKLNVTNRRAAVKRAIELELI; this is translated from the coding sequence ATGACTGTCTCGGCGAGACCGATTACTTCAGAACTCCCTTTCCTGGAGACCAAGCTCTACCTCCCCAAATGGTCTGCTGACTTGGTCTCGCGCTCGAGACTGATCGATCGCATTCACCCGCAGCGCAAATTAACACTGGTCTCAGCCCCAGCCGGTTTTGGCAAAACGACGCTGCTAGCAGAATGGGTAGCTGCCGTACCAACGAGACCCGTTGCCTGGGTTTCCTTAGACCAGAGTGACAATGATCCTGGTGTTTTCTGGACCTATCTGATCACCGCTCTGCATAAAATTCAACCCAGCCTCGGTGAGCGATCGCTCTCGTTACTGCAATCACCACAGCCCCCCTCAATTGAGTCGGTCTTGATGACGTTGCTCAATGAGCTGACTGCCGTTGAAGCGGAGTTTGTTCTGATCCTTGATGATTATCATGCGATCGCAACCCAGGCCATTCATGATGGGATCGGCTTTTTGCTCAGCCATTTGCCGCCCCAAATGCATTTAATGATTGCCAGCCGTGCTGACCCGCCCTTATCTCTGGCGCGGTTAAGGTCTCACGGAGAATTGACCGAGCTCAGGGTGAGCGACCTGCGGTTCACGCCGGAGGAAGCGGCGGCTTTTCTTAACCAGGTGATGGGGTTAGAGGTTTCGGCGGCGGACGTGGCCGCTTTAGAGAAGCGGACCGAAGGCTGGATCGCCGGGCTACAGCTCGCGGCGCTATCCCTGCAAGGGCGCGAGGATATCCCTGATTTTGTGGCGGCTTTTTCGGGGGACGATCGCTACATTGTGGACTATCTGATGGAAGAAGTCCTACAGCGGCAAAGCGATCGGGTCCGTCACTTTTTGCTGCAAACAGCCATTTTGGAACGGTTGAACGGTTCTCTTTGTGATGCCGTCACCGACCAAAACGATGGCCAGGACATGCTGGAAACGCTGGAGCGTGGCAACCTGTTCATCATCCCACTGGATAACAAGCGCCAATGGTACCGTTACCATCACCTATTTGCCGATGTGCTCCTGGCTCATGCTCGGATAGAGTGGCCAGACCGCCTGCCCAGCCTGCATGGACGAGCCAGTGAATGGTATGAGCGGCGTGAGCTGATCTCTGAGGCGATTCGTCATGCCCTGGCCGCTCAAGATTTTGAACGAGCGGCTGATCTGATCGAGCCGGTGTGGCCCACCCTGCGCAATCGCCAGCAGGAAGCCACGGTGCTGAGCTGGATGAAGGTGCTGCCTGACTCGCTGATTCGGGCTCGCCCCATTCTGAGCGTGGCCTATGCGCTGGTATTGCTGAACGCTGGCCAGCTAGAGGGGATTGAAACTTATTTACAAGATGCTGAACGAGCGTTAGCACAGTTGGCCGACAGTCCTGCCGCCGTCCAGGCACAACGGATCGCGGTAAATGAAGCGCAGTATCGGTTTTTACCCGCTTCCATTGCCAATACCCGGGCCTTTCGAGCCCAAGCGCTGGGTGATTTCGCCAGCACCATCACCTATGCCCAACAAGCGATGACGCTGTTACCTCCCGATGAGGGGTATGAATGGGGCACGACCGCTGCCTTCCTCGGTTTGGCTTACTGGTCTAGCGGCAATGTAAAGACCGCGCACCGATCCTTCGCTGAGGGATTGATGGTATTTCAAAAGCTAGGCGGCATCCAAATTGCAGTCTGTGGCACCTTAGTTCTTGCAAATATGGGGATGGCGCAGGGGTGGCTACGGGCAACAGCCAAAACCTGCGAGCAGGCCTTACAACTGGCAGCGCAACAGCGTGTGCCAATTCTGCAGGGGACAGCAGATCTGCATTTGGCGTTAAGCGAGATTCACTACGAACAGGGGGATCTAGAGGCCGCTAGCCAGCTACTACAAAGGGGTGAGGCCCTGCGTGAGCGGGTACCAGGCGCTGACGGCGCTGACTATCTATGGTGGCTAGTCAAGGCTCAATTAAAAGCAGCTCAGGGAGACCTAAACACTGCCCTTGACCAACTGCACGAGTCCGCGCGGCTGTATCGACGATCGCCCGTGCCGAATGTGCGCCCAGTCGAGGCCCTGCAGGTGCGGTGGTGGTTGCGGCAGGGCCGGTTGGCTGAAGCCCTAGACTGGGTGCGGCAGTGCGGTTTGTCGGTAGACGATTCGCCAAGCTACCTGCGGGAATACGAACACCTGACCCTGGCCAGAGTTGCGATCGCTCAGTACAAACGTGACAACACTGATGAGTTGATCCATCCGACAATTAGCCTCCTGACTCGACTGCTGGCCGCCGCCGAAGCCCAGGAGCGCCCTGGCAGCATCATCAAAATTTTAGTAATTCTGGCTTTAGCTCATGAGGCTCAGGGGGATGTTTCGGCTGCGATTTCATCCCTAGAACGGGCCTTGCTCCTGGCCCAACCAGAGGGCTACGTCCGCATCTTCGCAGAATGTGGAACCCCGATGGGACAACTGCTACAGGAGGCCATGACTCGCGGCATCACCCCCACCTACACCCAACGGCTATTGACCGCCTCAGCAACCTGGGGCCAGCAGCCCAAAGCGCCATCCGTATCCTTTGACAAAGCACAGAACGAACTCAGGGCAGGCTCCGCCTCACCCCCTCACCCCCTCTCCCCCTCATCTCCTCATCTCCTCATAGAACCCCTCAGCCAACGAGAACTGGAGGTGCTGCGACTACTCAATACCGAACTCTCTGGCCCAGAAATCGCCCGTGAACTAGTCGTGGCCTTGAGTACCGTGCGCACCCATACCAAGCGGATTTACAGCAAACTCAATGTCACTAATCGGCGGGCTGCTGTGAAACGAGCGATAGAGCTAGAGCTGATTTAG
- a CDS encoding DUF6326 family protein, producing the protein MNLQKQILTIEMKAMLSTLWMFYLFNVIFRDIHEFIEPGFIEQVMTGTIDGFQITEPLLLFGGFVAEVPISMVLFSRLLPYGPNRWANIIAAVITLGFEINNGTSDMDDTFHMVIEMAALCFIIWSAWRWRNPFPKSYSTTQET; encoded by the coding sequence ATGAATTTGCAGAAGCAGATATTGACGATAGAGATGAAAGCGATGCTCTCGACCCTGTGGATGTTTTATCTCTTCAACGTCATCTTTCGAGATATCCACGAATTTATTGAACCGGGTTTCATTGAACAGGTGATGACCGGGACCATTGATGGCTTTCAAATTACCGAACCGCTGCTGCTGTTTGGGGGGTTTGTGGCCGAAGTGCCGATCTCGATGGTGCTGTTTTCCCGGCTCTTACCCTACGGCCCCAACCGCTGGGCCAACATCATCGCCGCCGTGATTACCCTCGGGTTTGAAATCAACAACGGCACCAGCGATATGGACGATACGTTTCACATGGTCATCGAAATGGCCGCTTTGTGCTTCATCATTTGGTCGGCCTGGCGGTGGCGAAATCCATTTCCCAAATCCTACTCCACTACCCAGGAGACATAA
- a CDS encoding bactofilin family protein, with protein sequence MLFKRKPAPLLTYLSQKTEFEGILHAEGMLRVDGIVHGTIEVDGDLEISATGLVEGPDVKATNIVVHGVLKARVSAAGKLTLSRSARLEGDVVAGSLEMEAGAYYAGYIETRDAKTLPPSRNLPELYGSNEL encoded by the coding sequence ATGCTATTCAAACGAAAACCGGCTCCGCTGTTGACTTATCTGAGTCAGAAGACTGAATTTGAAGGCATCCTCCACGCTGAGGGGATGCTACGGGTCGATGGCATCGTCCATGGCACCATTGAGGTGGATGGTGACCTAGAGATTTCCGCGACTGGCTTGGTTGAGGGCCCGGACGTGAAGGCAACCAATATCGTGGTCCATGGGGTCTTAAAAGCCCGCGTGTCTGCGGCAGGCAAGTTGACCCTCAGCCGCAGCGCCCGTCTGGAGGGTGATGTGGTCGCCGGGTCCTTGGAAATGGAAGCCGGGGCCTACTATGCCGGCTATATCGAGACCCGCGATGCCAAGACCTTACCGCCCTCCCGCAACTTGCCGGAGCTATATGGCTCCAACGAACTCTAG
- a CDS encoding glycosyltransferase family 39 protein — MAQASQPPKMGEQAHQSPPESGDLGGQLGATAWQNSSPAVSASGGQGGGKRYGTVALERIAWLIIGVSGAVRVIQYGFNRSLWADEAVLALNIGNRTYTELLKPLDYDQGAPFGFLFLEKLATQILGLNEYALRLFPLLAGLLTLVLFYAMARQYLQGYGILIALIFIGCIDTFVYFSTEVKQYSTDVAIALISFWLAQQTQLKLSTPRAIFIAAAGAIAIWCSHPAVLVLAGVTISLIARHWRQTSTSLTQARPRRRHLTALRRALTYQLLSPSNRIIYLSWLVSFLVFYLVSIQELGSNEVLQASWQSKGAFPEAYHPIATLVWLIERLGLFFHSPLGFASPWEDVSWPGILLPIIRGVLALGAFVVGCVSLARHRGAALLTLLSPVIVTVVAAYLQQYPFAGRLVLFLAPCFIIAMAAGLYHLVNAGSGHGRGIGLVMTVILLSQPLYNTLPLLYRPHLREEIKPVMAYVQAHQQPGDTLYVFQRGIRQFEFYADRYGYEAGEYIAGVDSLDDLDGHQVSAQERTRYINDLNQLRGRSRVWVLFSHAWVEAENQLMLSHLNCLGDRLDSFATVGAFVYLYDLSHAPSNCL; from the coding sequence TTGGCGCAGGCCTCCCAGCCCCCCAAAATGGGGGAGCAAGCGCATCAAAGTCCTCCAGAATCGGGGGATTTAGGGGGCCAACTCGGGGCAACTGCATGGCAAAACAGTTCGCCAGCAGTATCGGCCTCGGGGGGCCAGGGCGGCGGCAAGCGCTATGGGACTGTCGCCCTGGAGCGCATCGCCTGGTTGATTATTGGCGTCAGCGGTGCGGTTCGAGTGATTCAATATGGGTTCAATCGCTCCCTATGGGCCGATGAAGCCGTCTTGGCCTTGAACATCGGCAATCGCACTTACACCGAGTTACTAAAGCCACTTGACTATGACCAAGGGGCACCGTTTGGCTTCCTGTTTCTCGAAAAGCTTGCCACTCAGATCTTGGGTCTGAATGAATATGCCCTGCGGCTGTTTCCCTTGCTGGCAGGGCTGTTAACGCTGGTCTTGTTTTATGCCATGGCTCGTCAATACCTGCAGGGCTATGGCATTTTGATCGCACTCATCTTCATTGGCTGCATCGATACGTTTGTCTACTTCTCGACGGAAGTCAAGCAGTATTCAACCGATGTCGCCATCGCCTTGATAAGTTTTTGGCTGGCCCAACAGACCCAATTGAAGCTATCAACACCCAGGGCCATCTTTATCGCCGCTGCCGGTGCGATCGCAATTTGGTGCTCCCATCCCGCTGTTTTGGTGCTGGCCGGGGTGACGATTAGTCTCATTGCCAGGCACTGGCGTCAAACGAGCACTAGCCTGACTCAGGCTCGGCCCCGCAGGCGTCACCTTACCGCTCTCCGGCGCGCCCTCACCTATCAATTGCTATCACCCTCCAATCGCATCATTTATCTAAGCTGGTTGGTGAGCTTCTTGGTCTTCTATCTGGTCTCAATTCAAGAGTTAGGCAGCAATGAAGTCTTGCAGGCATCCTGGCAGTCGAAGGGGGCATTTCCAGAGGCCTATCATCCCATTGCCACCCTGGTCTGGCTGATTGAGCGGTTGGGGTTGTTCTTCCACTCACCCCTGGGCTTTGCTAGTCCCTGGGAGGACGTGTCCTGGCCCGGAATTTTGCTGCCAATCATCAGGGGGGTGCTGGCCCTGGGAGCATTTGTGGTCGGGTGTGTGTCCCTGGCTAGACATCGTGGGGCGGCCCTGCTGACGCTGCTATCGCCGGTAATTGTCACTGTCGTGGCGGCCTACCTGCAGCAATATCCCTTTGCCGGCCGATTAGTGCTGTTTTTGGCTCCCTGCTTCATCATTGCCATGGCCGCGGGGCTCTACCACCTGGTTAACGCCGGCTCCGGTCATGGCAGGGGCATTGGCCTGGTAATGACGGTCATCCTGTTGAGCCAGCCCCTGTACAATACCTTGCCCCTACTCTATCGGCCCCATCTGCGAGAAGAAATCAAACCGGTGATGGCGTATGTGCAGGCCCATCAACAACCAGGGGATACCTTGTATGTGTTTCAGCGGGGCATTCGCCAGTTTGAATTCTACGCCGACCGCTACGGCTATGAAGCCGGCGAGTATATTGCCGGGGTGGATTCCCTCGATGATCTAGACGGCCACCAAGTCTCGGCCCAGGAGCGCACCCGCTATATCAACGATCTGAATCAACTGCGGGGACGGTCCCGGGTGTGGGTGCTCTTCTCCCATGCCTGGGTGGAGGCAGAAAATCAGCTGATGCTGTCCCATTTGAACTGCTTAGGCGACCGGCTAGATAGCTTTGCCACGGTGGGCGCCTTTGTTTATCTGTACGACCTCAGTCATGCTCCCTCAAACTGTCTCTAG
- a CDS encoding retropepsin-like aspartic protease — translation MRKAQRFNFIEGFDAFGVPDALPQLPLALTYRGVSAEVSALLDTGASVNVLPYSIGLQLGAVWEEQTTSVTLAGNLASLEARGLLVSAKIGDFDPVRLVFAWSVSDDAPLLLGRMNFFLEFDVCFYRSQLVFEVRPKSQDTV, via the coding sequence ATGCGTAAAGCTCAGAGATTCAATTTTATAGAGGGATTTGATGCCTTTGGTGTTCCGGATGCTCTACCTCAGCTACCTCTAGCTCTGACATATCGAGGTGTGTCGGCGGAAGTTTCAGCATTGCTAGATACAGGGGCAAGTGTTAATGTCTTGCCCTACAGTATTGGACTTCAACTTGGTGCAGTTTGGGAAGAGCAGACAACTTCCGTTACATTGGCTGGTAACTTAGCTTCTCTGGAAGCGCGAGGACTGTTGGTTTCTGCCAAGATCGGCGATTTCGATCCCGTCCGCTTAGTCTTCGCATGGAGTGTATCTGATGATGCTCCACTGCTGTTGGGTCGGATGAATTTCTTTTTAGAGTTTGATGTCTGCTTCTACCGTTCTCAACTTGTATTTGAGGTTCGCCCCAAATCTCAAGATACCGTATAA
- a CDS encoding alpha/beta hydrolase family protein — MSSKKFFLDLLWLGKSLTILLATIFAALAIATFILVLRGNSPPSLVWIVLVLIGSLLLFVVAIQLIYANSWAGTPIILKPTHTGTVISLIFVQGEGIPIERYRQIAEAIQSTASDLAIWVGIPQFIGDSPIPRETGLAINKVLQQMKQEGMPETENQFFIAHSVGGIALQKYLKAFPKRVKGQILMGSFLGKWNLSKLDEAGKTIIDYPVPTLTIGGTLDGLARITRIAAAFWYQQINSSQPTDQQNFPVVTIDGASHMQFASGPPTSFVADFDLKPGDGVEDTDVHQQVGQLVYNFMGTRLSTSQSEGSLKFLSAEREKTHQDVKPIIDALKLEGYNGFKPACYNSQLDNTRTDPKCTPYSPWIQDKANEIMAGNDLSPVSFSLEVKDSFHRSYSINPVHLPNIKNYCGGKEPCTLQVNSVTQALYNLFDFFDAGFFPISAFSLRTKLNSRQRFWYHAASASGDERPYPDFQKTDGASIGAEINQQVYKWALDHAGDKPRDYFNKVGVPMEMGKDVVPFVSAGPVFLLNYPKYNYVSNYVSKDGLQSFQVRAGAMKTSLSYPLKVSSGFHYCQLLSPAAAMEWIYVDGLRPKASISGDTVVYGPFGGIIRTLRFVLRGLLRQTRTKGLFKRV; from the coding sequence ATGTCTTCAAAAAAATTTTTTTTAGATTTACTTTGGCTGGGCAAGAGTTTGACCATCCTCTTGGCTACCATTTTTGCTGCCCTGGCGATCGCCACTTTCATCCTCGTTTTGCGGGGGAATTCACCACCAAGTTTGGTTTGGATTGTGCTTGTCCTAATAGGATCGCTGCTTTTATTTGTAGTGGCGATTCAACTCATCTATGCCAATAGTTGGGCTGGAACCCCTATCATTCTGAAGCCTACCCATACAGGTACAGTCATTAGCCTCATTTTTGTGCAAGGAGAGGGTATCCCAATTGAGCGATATCGCCAGATAGCAGAGGCAATTCAATCGACAGCCTCCGACTTAGCAATTTGGGTGGGCATTCCGCAGTTTATTGGAGATTCTCCGATTCCGCGGGAAACTGGATTAGCAATTAATAAGGTACTCCAGCAGATGAAGCAGGAAGGAATGCCGGAGACTGAAAACCAATTCTTTATTGCCCACTCTGTTGGTGGGATTGCTCTGCAAAAGTATCTCAAGGCTTTTCCCAAGCGTGTTAAAGGGCAAATATTGATGGGGTCCTTCCTAGGAAAGTGGAATCTCTCAAAGCTGGATGAGGCAGGGAAAACAATCATTGATTATCCTGTTCCGACTTTGACCATTGGTGGAACATTGGATGGCTTGGCTCGAATTACTCGGATTGCAGCAGCCTTTTGGTATCAACAGATCAATTCATCCCAACCGACCGACCAGCAGAACTTTCCGGTGGTCACTATTGATGGTGCCAGCCATATGCAGTTCGCCTCCGGACCACCGACTTCTTTTGTGGCTGATTTTGACCTTAAACCTGGTGATGGGGTCGAAGATACTGACGTTCATCAGCAGGTCGGTCAGTTGGTGTACAACTTTATGGGTACAAGGTTATCTACTTCCCAGTCTGAAGGTAGTTTGAAGTTTTTGAGTGCCGAACGAGAAAAGACCCATCAGGACGTAAAGCCTATTATCGACGCACTCAAATTAGAGGGATACAACGGCTTTAAACCGGCTTGTTACAACAGTCAGTTGGATAATACTCGAACAGATCCGAAATGCACGCCATATTCCCCGTGGATTCAAGATAAGGCGAATGAGATTATGGCTGGCAATGACTTATCTCCTGTCTCATTCAGTTTAGAGGTCAAGGATAGTTTTCATCGTTCTTACTCCATCAATCCCGTTCATCTCCCAAATATCAAGAATTATTGTGGAGGCAAAGAACCTTGTACTTTGCAGGTTAATAGCGTTACCCAAGCTCTCTATAATCTATTTGATTTTTTTGATGCAGGCTTTTTCCCAATCTCAGCCTTCTCGTTGCGAACAAAGCTCAATTCCCGACAGAGATTTTGGTACCATGCTGCTAGCGCTAGTGGAGATGAGCGTCCCTATCCGGATTTCCAGAAGACTGATGGAGCTTCTATCGGGGCTGAAATCAATCAACAGGTTTATAAATGGGCTTTAGATCATGCAGGGGATAAGCCGCGTGACTATTTCAATAAAGTTGGTGTGCCAATGGAGATGGGAAAAGATGTGGTACCGTTCGTTTCAGCGGGACCCGTCTTTCTTTTGAATTACCCTAAATACAATTATGTATCCAATTATGTATCCAAAGACGGATTGCAGTCTTTTCAGGTTAGAGCAGGAGCGATGAAAACCTCTCTTAGCTATCCACTCAAGGTTTCAAGTGGTTTTCATTATTGCCAGCTTCTTTCTCCTGCTGCTGCTATGGAGTGGATCTATGTTGATGGCTTACGGCCTAAAGCTTCTATTTCTGGTGACACGGTTGTTTACGGTCCTTTTGGAGGTATTATAAGAACCCTCAGGTTTGTTTTACGGGGATTACTCCGTCAAACCAGAACCAAGGGCCTATTCAAGCGGGTGTGA
- a CDS encoding HXXEE domain-containing protein: protein MLSHEPVKLARGYWILGLAQVVHSTEETLSQLYVQLNSMIEALHQHFPWFPLVELSADVFAAINYFMLALILASVPVAEKGNRTGFFFMWLWAIVELFNGAFHIGTWVYFKHYFPGGISGPILFVLSIFLIQRLRATSIQAAQAT from the coding sequence ATGCTTAGTCATGAACCAGTAAAACTAGCCCGAGGCTACTGGATATTAGGGCTCGCTCAAGTTGTTCACAGTACAGAAGAGACGCTCTCCCAGCTTTACGTTCAGCTCAATTCGATGATTGAGGCATTGCATCAACACTTTCCTTGGTTTCCTTTAGTGGAACTTAGTGCAGATGTTTTTGCAGCAATCAATTATTTCATGCTTGCTTTGATCTTGGCTTCAGTTCCTGTTGCTGAGAAGGGTAATCGAACTGGCTTCTTCTTCATGTGGCTTTGGGCGATCGTCGAACTGTTCAATGGAGCGTTTCATATAGGGACATGGGTGTACTTTAAACACTATTTCCCTGGCGGAATCTCCGGTCCTATCCTCTTTGTTTTGAGTATTTTCTTGATTCAGCGGCTGCGAGCTACTTCAATTCAAGCGGCACAGGCTACTTAG
- a CDS encoding IS630 family transposase (programmed frameshift), with the protein MRSHLATGQPSLDFREKIIDVYFTERLSVRKLAKRFGVSKSFIETLLKRLRETGDIQPKPHGGGAQPKLNAEQLKLVKALVDADNDATLDELRDRLAAETSILISRSSMGRIVQQLELTPLKKTLHATEAGSLRVRQARVEYWQQIRDIAPENLVFIDEAGVNLAMIRLYARALKGQRAIGERPAKRGQNVPLVNALSLRGPIAPLTILAAMDGLTFEAYIIRRVAPNLWPGAVLIVDNSSSHKATEEVTVALEAVGAEIRFLPPYSPDFSPIEPFWSKVKNILKSVGARTYQALEEAIESAYSQVTLEDIRNWFTNDCYCTSLK; encoded by the exons ATGCGATCGCATCTTGCAACTGGGCAGCCGTCCCTTGATTTCCGGGAAAAGATTATTGACGTCTACTTTACAGAGCGGCTGTCGGTTCGCAAGTTAGCTAAGCGATTTGGCGTGTCGAAGAGTTTTATTGAAACTCTGTTGAAGCGCCTGCGAGAAACGGGTGATATTCAGCCTAAGCCTCATGGGGGTGGCGCTCAGCCTAAACTCAATGCAGAACAACTAAAACTTGTGAAAGCCTTGGTGGATGCGGACAATGATGCGACCTTAGACGAACTCCGTGATCGCCTAGCTGCCGAGACCTCGATTTTGATCAGTCGGTCGTCCATGGGACGAATCGTGCAACAGCTTGAACTCACCC CGTTAAAAAAAACGCTGCACGCTACTGAAGCAGGGAGTCTACGGGTGCGACAAGCCCGAGTCGAGTATTGGCAACAGATCCGAGACATAGCCCCGGAGAACCTGGTGTTTATAGATGAGGCGGGCGTTAACTTAGCCATGATCCGATTATATGCCCGAGCTCTCAAGGGCCAGCGTGCGATTGGGGAGCGTCCGGCCAAACGGGGGCAGAATGTGCCGCTGGTCAATGCGCTCAGTTTGCGTGGTCCGATTGCTCCGCTGACGATTCTCGCTGCGATGGATGGCTTGACATTTGAAGCGTACATCATTCGTCGAGTAGCACCTAACCTATGGCCTGGAGCCGTACTTATTGTGGATAATAGCTCTAGCCATAAAGCCACAGAAGAGGTCACAGTTGCGCTTGAGGCGGTAGGTGCCGAGATCAGATTTTTACCACCCTATTCCCCAGACTTCTCACCGATAGAACCATTTTGGTCGAAGGTGAAGAATATTTTGAAATCAGTCGGCGCACGGACTTATCAAGCACTAGAAGAAGCGATTGAGTCTGCCTATTCTCAAGTCACGTTGGAAGATATTCGTAACTGGTTTACAAACGACTGTTACTGTACCTCACTCAAATGA
- a CDS encoding type III secretion system chaperone, translating into MTRLYVSALTGIALWTGVSGVAMAQTSPPHDSAPALQVQETAAAVMTLERLEAILQDSVAGLQGEAGQWQFTLDQQSIVVLADEARDRMRIVTPIMPAQQLTPAQVRNVLVANFHTALDARYAVTDGTLVSVYVHPLSSLQADDLRSALQQVASLAANFGSTYSSDALIFDTGGSAPTQPVTPGESLQI; encoded by the coding sequence ATGACTCGCTTATATGTCAGTGCCCTTACCGGGATTGCCCTCTGGACCGGGGTGAGCGGAGTGGCCATGGCCCAGACATCCCCTCCCCATGATTCGGCCCCAGCTCTTCAGGTGCAAGAGACGGCCGCAGCAGTGATGACGCTGGAGCGCCTGGAAGCGATTTTGCAGGACAGTGTGGCTGGGCTGCAAGGGGAAGCTGGCCAGTGGCAATTTACCCTAGACCAACAGTCTATAGTCGTCCTGGCCGATGAAGCGAGGGACCGCATGCGCATCGTCACACCGATTATGCCGGCGCAGCAACTCACCCCCGCTCAAGTTCGCAATGTGCTGGTGGCCAATTTTCACACCGCCCTCGATGCCCGCTACGCCGTGACCGATGGCACCCTAGTGTCCGTCTATGTGCATCCCCTGTCGTCGCTGCAGGCGGATGATCTGCGTTCGGCCCTGCAGCAGGTCGCCAGTCTGGCCGCCAATTTCGGCAGCACTTATTCCAGCGATGCCCTCATTTTCGATACCGGCGGCTCCGCCCCAACTCAACCGGTTACCCCTGGGGAAAGCTTGCAAATTTAA
- a CDS encoding orange carotenoid protein N-terminal domain-containing protein, translated as MATLHLQTGFEQTFEQTIAQFRAMTAESQLGILWLIYDRLGHAIASATPVAKFSQVVHSLIRQLHQLSRHERFQALRDIVVGSPTRFSEAYTGLDTNMKLAFWYCLAHDPGGTPRYPLPLLEADPILQALDSMDLNQQIYFLRRAVESFGL; from the coding sequence ATGGCCACCTTGCATTTACAAACCGGATTTGAGCAGACCTTCGAGCAAACCATTGCACAATTCAGGGCCATGACTGCGGAGAGCCAATTGGGTATCCTTTGGCTCATCTACGATCGCTTGGGCCATGCGATCGCCTCTGCAACACCGGTCGCCAAGTTTTCCCAAGTGGTGCACAGTCTGATTCGTCAACTGCACCAACTCAGCCGCCATGAACGCTTTCAGGCCCTACGGGACATCGTCGTCGGCTCTCCCACTCGGTTCAGCGAAGCCTACACTGGCCTAGACACCAACATGAAACTGGCCTTCTGGTATTGTTTAGCCCACGATCCCGGCGGCACTCCCCGATATCCCCTACCCCTACTAGAAGCCGACCCCATCCTGCAGGCCCTCGACAGTATGGATCTGAATCAGCAGATCTACTTCCTGCGCCGGGCTGTCGAATCCTTCGGCCTTTAG